A region of Leifsonia xyli DNA encodes the following proteins:
- a CDS encoding cytidyltransferase yields MRGKPVTRRVGYAAGAFDLFHIGHLNILKHAKSQCDYLIAGVVSDEMLQVTKGIAPVIPLAERLEIVRHIAYVDEAVPETVPDKLDMWRELKFDVFFKGDDWRGTEKGMRLEREFAEVGVEVVYFPYTMTTSSTQLRKALAALAG; encoded by the coding sequence ATGAGGGGGAAGCCCGTGACCCGACGCGTCGGCTACGCCGCAGGGGCGTTCGATCTGTTCCACATCGGACACCTGAACATCCTCAAGCACGCCAAGAGTCAGTGCGACTACCTCATCGCCGGCGTGGTGTCCGACGAGATGCTCCAGGTGACCAAGGGGATCGCACCGGTCATCCCGTTGGCCGAGCGGCTCGAGATCGTGCGGCACATCGCCTACGTCGACGAGGCGGTGCCCGAGACGGTCCCCGACAAGCTCGACATGTGGCGTGAGCTCAAGTTCGACGTCTTCTTCAAAGGCGACGACTGGCGCGGCACCGAGAAGGGGATGCGACTGGAGCGGGAGTTCGCCGAGGTCGGGGTCGAGGTCGTGTACTTCCCGTACACGATGACCACGTCGTCGACGCAGCTGCGGAAGGCGCTCGCGGCGCTAGCCGGCTGA
- a CDS encoding prolyl aminopeptidase yields MRTLYPEIEPYDSGMLDVGDGQRLYWEVSGNPEGKPVVFLHGGPGGATTPAHRRLFDPERYRIVLFDQRMCGRSLPHASEPEADLAVNTTWHLVEDIERLREHLEVERWQVFGGSWGSTLALAYAETHPERVTELVLRGIFTLRAQELDWFYEGGAAALFPDLWEGFLEPVPPAERGHLIRAYHRLLADPDPAVHQPAAIAWSRWESSTITLLPRPELVESFTQDAYAVAFARIENHFFVHGGWFEEGQLIRDAPKLADIPTVIVQGRYDVCTPPMTAWDLHRALPEAELRMIPDAGHAFDEPGILDALIEATDRFAASSEESSAG; encoded by the coding sequence ATGCGGACCCTGTACCCGGAGATCGAGCCCTATGACAGCGGGATGCTGGACGTCGGCGACGGCCAGCGGCTGTACTGGGAGGTGAGCGGAAACCCGGAGGGCAAGCCGGTCGTCTTCCTGCACGGCGGCCCCGGCGGGGCGACCACCCCCGCGCACCGCCGCCTGTTCGACCCGGAGCGCTACCGGATCGTGCTGTTCGACCAGCGGATGTGCGGACGCAGCCTCCCGCACGCGAGCGAGCCCGAGGCCGACCTCGCCGTGAACACGACATGGCACCTCGTCGAGGACATCGAGCGCCTGCGTGAGCACCTCGAGGTGGAGCGCTGGCAGGTGTTCGGCGGATCGTGGGGGAGCACCCTCGCTCTCGCGTATGCGGAGACGCATCCCGAGCGGGTGACCGAACTGGTGCTGCGCGGCATCTTCACCCTGCGGGCGCAGGAGCTCGACTGGTTCTACGAGGGCGGCGCGGCGGCGCTGTTCCCGGATTTGTGGGAGGGGTTCCTCGAGCCGGTGCCGCCCGCGGAGCGCGGCCACCTCATCCGCGCGTATCACCGCCTGCTCGCCGACCCCGACCCGGCGGTGCACCAGCCGGCGGCGATCGCCTGGTCGCGGTGGGAGTCGTCCACCATCACGCTGCTGCCGCGTCCCGAGCTGGTGGAGTCGTTCACTCAGGACGCGTACGCGGTCGCCTTCGCGCGCATCGAGAACCACTTCTTCGTGCACGGCGGCTGGTTCGAGGAGGGCCAGCTGATCCGGGATGCGCCGAAGCTCGCCGACATCCCGACCGTGATCGTGCAGGGCCGCTACGACGTCTGCACGCCGCCGATGACCGCGTGGGACCTCCACCGCGCGCTGCCGGAGGCGGAGCTGCGGATGATCCCGGACGCGGGACACGCGTTCGACGAGCCGGGCATCCTGGACGCGCTGATCGAGGCCACGGACCGGTTCGCCGCGTCGTCGGAGGAGTCGTCAGCCGGCTAG
- a CDS encoding neutral zinc metallopeptidase, producing the protein MTFDPNADISGGKVRRRGRTTGIAAGGVGLGAIAVFLIAQLFGVDVSGLVGGGSGGGTEQIGTGDQAVSCTTGAEANASIDCRMQGAAASLDTYWADALPQLGGSYSSPQFVLFTDQTDTGCGGATSAVGPFYCPPDRTLYVDTGFYDELRSKFGSTGGPLAEMYVVAHEWGHHIQNIAGIMEQHTSRETGPASDSVRTELQADCFAGSWAGAASTTKDEKGRTFLEPITDEQIADALSAAAAVGDDRIQQAATGRVDPEGWTHGSAEQRQRWFTTGFRQGAAACDTFSAPASRL; encoded by the coding sequence ATGACGTTCGATCCGAATGCCGACATCAGCGGCGGCAAGGTGCGCCGCCGCGGCCGCACGACCGGGATCGCCGCCGGGGGCGTCGGCCTCGGCGCCATCGCCGTGTTCCTCATCGCCCAGCTCTTCGGCGTGGACGTCTCGGGGCTCGTCGGCGGCGGCTCCGGAGGCGGCACCGAGCAGATCGGCACGGGGGACCAGGCCGTCAGCTGCACCACCGGAGCCGAAGCGAACGCCAGCATCGACTGCCGCATGCAGGGGGCCGCCGCGTCGCTCGACACCTACTGGGCGGACGCGCTGCCGCAGCTCGGCGGCAGCTATTCGAGCCCGCAGTTCGTCCTGTTCACCGACCAGACGGACACGGGATGCGGCGGAGCGACGAGCGCCGTCGGCCCGTTCTACTGCCCGCCCGACCGGACCCTCTACGTCGACACCGGCTTCTACGATGAGCTGCGCTCGAAGTTCGGCTCGACCGGCGGACCGCTGGCCGAGATGTACGTCGTCGCCCACGAGTGGGGGCACCACATCCAGAACATCGCCGGGATCATGGAGCAGCACACCAGCCGCGAGACCGGCCCCGCCTCCGACAGCGTCCGCACCGAGCTGCAGGCGGACTGCTTCGCGGGAAGCTGGGCCGGCGCCGCCTCGACGACGAAGGACGAGAAGGGTCGCACCTTCCTCGAACCCATCACCGACGAGCAGATCGCGGACGCGCTGAGCGCGGCGGCGGCGGTCGGCGACGACCGCATCCAGCAGGCGGCGACCGGCCGCGTCGACCCGGAGGGATGGACGCACGGCTCGGCCGAGCAGCGCCAGCGCTGGTTCACGACCGGGTTCCGCCAGGGCGCGGCGGCGTGCGACACGTTCTCGGCTCCGGCGTCCCGGCTCTGA
- a CDS encoding malate dehydrogenase (catalyzes the oxidation of malate to oxaloacetate) → MTVTVTGAGGQIGYALLFRVASGQLLGRETPVRLRLLEIPAGLRSAEGTALELEDGAFPLLHSVDVTDDPRAAFDGVNIALLVGARPRGPGMERSDLLAANGAIFGPQGEAINAGAASDVRVLVVGNPANTNALIASAHAPDVPADRFTAMTRLDHNRAVAQLARHLHVPVRSVDGVIVWGNHSASQYPDLTHATVDGRPATELVDEGWLVDEYIPRVAKRGAEIIEVRGSSSAASAASAAIDHVHDWVNGTGSRWTSAGVVSDGSYGVPEGLVSSFPVRSEAGAWRIVPGLDIDAFSRERISASVAELVAERDAVRALGLL, encoded by the coding sequence GTGACCGTCACCGTGACCGGAGCAGGCGGTCAGATCGGGTACGCGCTGCTGTTCCGCGTCGCGTCCGGGCAGCTGCTCGGCCGTGAGACGCCGGTCCGGCTGCGGCTGCTCGAGATCCCCGCGGGCCTGCGGTCGGCGGAGGGCACGGCGCTGGAGCTGGAGGACGGCGCCTTCCCGCTGCTGCACTCGGTCGACGTCACCGACGACCCGCGCGCCGCGTTCGACGGCGTGAACATCGCCCTGCTCGTCGGGGCGCGGCCGCGCGGACCCGGGATGGAGCGCAGCGACCTCCTCGCGGCCAACGGCGCCATCTTCGGGCCGCAGGGCGAGGCGATCAACGCGGGGGCGGCGTCCGACGTGCGGGTGCTCGTCGTAGGGAACCCCGCCAACACGAACGCGCTCATCGCGAGCGCGCACGCGCCCGACGTGCCGGCGGACCGCTTCACGGCGATGACCCGGCTCGACCACAACCGGGCGGTCGCGCAACTCGCGCGGCACCTCCACGTGCCCGTGCGATCGGTCGACGGCGTCATCGTCTGGGGCAACCACTCGGCGAGCCAGTACCCCGACCTCACCCACGCGACGGTGGACGGGCGCCCCGCCACAGAGCTGGTCGACGAGGGCTGGCTCGTCGACGAGTACATCCCCCGGGTCGCGAAGCGCGGCGCCGAGATCATCGAGGTGCGCGGGTCGTCGTCCGCCGCGTCCGCGGCGAGCGCCGCGATCGACCACGTCCACGACTGGGTGAACGGCACCGGCTCGCGGTGGACGAGCGCGGGCGTCGTGTCGGATGGGTCCTACGGAGTGCCGGAGGGTCTGGTGTCGTCGTTCCCGGTGCGGTCGGAGGCCGGCGCATGGCGGATCGTGCCCGGTCTCGACATCGACGCCTTCTCGCGCGAGCGCATCAGCGCGTCCGTCGCCGAGCTCGTCGCCGAGCGCGACGCCGTGCGCGCCCTCGGCCTCCTCTAG
- a CDS encoding acyl-CoA dehydrogenase, which yields MVDTAERVPSATPAASPAPAVPEPPRTTGAAPRVDVEALGRQLLGDWAEARLASRALSSRPEMQKQEGLLVADHRKRVFEQLKLLVENGQVHRAFPKSVGGQEDNGGNIAAFEELVAADPSVQIKSGVQWGLFGSAVMHLGTEHHHQKYLPAIMALDVPGAFAMTETGHGSDVASVGTTATYDPETQEFVIDTPFRGAWKDYLGNAAVDATAAVVFAQLITKNVNHGVHAFYVPIRDANGDFLPGIGGEDDGQKGGLNGIDNGRLHFTGVRIPRTDLLNRYGDVAEDGTYTSPIASPGRRFFTMLGTLVQGRVSLDGSAVIASKIGLKIAITYAAQRRQFTAGSDSDEEVILDYQRHQRRLLPRLATTYAASFAHEVFLHKFDDVFSGKADSDTDRQDLETIAAALKPLSTWHALDTLQEAREACGGAGFLTENRITSLRQDLDIWVTFEGDNNVLLQLVAKRLLTDYSRKFAKADAGALARYVVTQAAGKAYHGSGLRSVAQTVRDFGSTARSVNWLQEPTTQRELLTARVETMIAQIAGKLRPASKLGKKAAADLFNSQQNELIEAARAHGELLQWEAFTDALEQAPDAGTKQVLTWLRDLFGFGLIEKHLAWYLMNGRLSPQRAQAVSAYIDRLLTRIRPHAVDLVDAFGYGPELVRAKIASGAEAERQSEARAYYAERRAAGTLPTPEKSQKKR from the coding sequence ATGGTCGACACTGCCGAACGCGTCCCGAGCGCGACCCCCGCCGCATCCCCGGCGCCCGCCGTCCCCGAGCCCCCGCGCACGACCGGCGCCGCCCCGCGCGTCGACGTCGAGGCGCTGGGCCGCCAGCTGCTGGGCGACTGGGCGGAGGCCCGCCTCGCCTCGCGTGCGCTCTCGTCGCGCCCGGAGATGCAGAAGCAGGAGGGGCTGTTGGTCGCCGACCACCGCAAGCGCGTGTTCGAGCAGCTGAAGCTCCTCGTCGAGAACGGACAGGTGCACCGAGCCTTCCCGAAGTCGGTGGGCGGCCAGGAGGACAACGGCGGCAACATCGCCGCCTTCGAAGAGCTCGTGGCGGCCGACCCCTCGGTGCAGATCAAGTCCGGCGTCCAGTGGGGCCTGTTCGGCTCGGCCGTCATGCACCTGGGCACCGAGCACCACCACCAGAAGTACCTGCCCGCGATCATGGCGCTCGACGTGCCCGGCGCCTTCGCGATGACCGAGACCGGCCACGGCTCGGACGTCGCCAGCGTCGGCACCACCGCCACCTACGACCCGGAGACGCAGGAGTTCGTCATCGACACGCCGTTCCGGGGCGCGTGGAAGGACTACCTCGGCAACGCGGCGGTCGACGCCACGGCGGCGGTCGTCTTCGCGCAGCTCATCACGAAGAACGTCAACCACGGCGTGCACGCCTTCTACGTCCCGATCCGGGACGCGAACGGCGACTTCCTGCCCGGCATCGGCGGCGAGGACGACGGCCAGAAGGGCGGCCTCAACGGCATCGACAACGGCCGACTGCACTTCACCGGCGTGCGCATCCCGCGCACCGACCTGCTGAACCGCTACGGGGATGTCGCCGAGGACGGCACCTACACCTCGCCGATCGCGAGCCCCGGACGCCGGTTCTTCACGATGCTCGGCACGCTCGTCCAGGGCCGCGTCTCGCTCGACGGCTCGGCGGTGATCGCCTCCAAGATCGGGCTGAAGATCGCCATCACCTACGCCGCCCAGCGCCGTCAGTTCACGGCGGGAAGCGACAGCGACGAGGAGGTCATCCTCGACTACCAGCGCCACCAGCGCCGCCTGCTTCCGCGTCTTGCCACGACGTACGCCGCGAGCTTCGCGCACGAGGTGTTCCTGCACAAGTTCGACGACGTGTTCAGCGGCAAGGCCGACTCCGACACCGACCGGCAGGACCTCGAGACCATCGCGGCGGCCCTCAAGCCGCTGAGCACCTGGCACGCGCTCGACACGCTGCAGGAGGCCCGCGAGGCCTGCGGCGGCGCCGGCTTCCTCACCGAGAACCGGATCACGTCGCTCCGCCAGGATCTGGACATCTGGGTCACCTTCGAGGGTGACAACAACGTCCTGCTGCAGCTCGTCGCGAAGCGTCTGCTCACGGACTACAGCCGCAAGTTCGCCAAGGCGGACGCGGGCGCCCTCGCCCGTTACGTCGTCACCCAGGCGGCCGGCAAGGCGTACCACGGGTCGGGGCTGCGGAGCGTCGCGCAGACGGTCCGCGACTTCGGCTCGACCGCCCGATCGGTCAACTGGCTGCAGGAGCCGACGACCCAGCGCGAGCTGCTGACGGCCCGCGTCGAGACGATGATCGCGCAGATCGCCGGCAAGCTCCGTCCCGCCTCCAAGCTTGGCAAGAAGGCCGCGGCCGACCTGTTCAACTCGCAGCAGAACGAGCTGATCGAGGCCGCTCGCGCCCACGGCGAGCTGCTGCAGTGGGAGGCGTTCACGGACGCGCTCGAGCAGGCTCCCGACGCGGGCACCAAGCAGGTGCTGACCTGGCTGCGCGACCTGTTCGGTTTCGGGCTGATCGAGAAGCACCTCGCCTGGTACCTGATGAACGGCCGCCTGTCGCCGCAGCGCGCGCAGGCTGTCAGCGCCTACATCGACCGGCTGCTCACGCGCATCCGCCCGCACGCCGTGGACCTCGTGGACGCGTTCGGCTACGGCCCCGAGCTCGTCCGCGCGAAGATCGCGTCCGGCGCCGAGGCGGAGCGCCAGTCCGAGGCCCGCGCCTACTACGCCGAGCGCCGCGCCGCGGGCACCCTGCCCACCCCCGAGAAGTCCCAGAAGAAGCGCTGA